In Jannaschia sp. M317, one DNA window encodes the following:
- a CDS encoding enolase C-terminal domain-like protein → MKILAVTARAVDCGFQKQALQTSRVASPMSRFPQFAERRSSWMWPTKKVFLRIETEDGLTGWSCTNGGEVVELILNAHLARLLDGQDAGDIDLLWDQMVAALLPNDRSGFAMMAVAAVDIALWDLRAKRAAVPLVDVLGGARTDTLRTYATTPQPDALAGGAWAGLKAAAPYGPEAGAEGLAENVALMHRFAKAAGPETPIMIDAFMAWDADYALRFAEAMADLPLAWLEDPLPPNDIDGLIRLRDGMDPSVPLALGNFAFSRSDCAELMRAGVAGILQPDVAWAGGITEALRILDMAAETDTPVILHNTCEQPWSLSLAAARQDDALVEFVDRGAQSPLYGLIAPHPDIQAGQTPVPRDAAGYRPAEVALSAFPSPTLQGA, encoded by the coding sequence ATGAAGATCCTGGCCGTCACCGCGCGGGCCGTCGATTGCGGCTTTCAGAAGCAGGCGCTGCAAACCTCCCGCGTGGCCTCGCCCATGTCCCGCTTTCCGCAGTTCGCCGAACGACGGTCCAGCTGGATGTGGCCCACCAAGAAGGTGTTCCTGCGGATCGAGACCGAGGACGGTCTGACCGGCTGGTCCTGCACCAACGGCGGCGAGGTGGTCGAGTTGATCCTCAACGCGCATCTGGCGCGGCTGCTCGACGGGCAGGACGCCGGGGACATCGACCTGCTGTGGGATCAGATGGTCGCGGCCCTGCTGCCCAACGACCGGTCGGGCTTTGCGATGATGGCGGTCGCGGCTGTCGACATCGCGCTGTGGGACCTGCGGGCCAAGCGCGCGGCCGTCCCACTGGTCGATGTGCTGGGCGGGGCCCGCACCGACACCCTGCGCACCTATGCCACCACCCCGCAACCCGACGCGTTGGCGGGCGGGGCTTGGGCCGGGCTGAAGGCCGCCGCCCCCTACGGACCCGAAGCCGGGGCCGAAGGGCTGGCGGAAAACGTCGCGCTGATGCACCGCTTCGCCAAGGCGGCGGGGCCCGAGACACCGATCATGATCGATGCCTTCATGGCCTGGGACGCCGACTATGCCCTGCGCTTTGCCGAAGCGATGGCCGATCTGCCGCTGGCCTGGCTGGAGGATCCGCTGCCGCCGAACGACATCGACGGGCTGATCCGCCTGCGCGACGGGATGGATCCGTCCGTGCCGCTGGCGCTTGGCAACTTCGCCTTCTCTCGTTCCGATTGCGCCGAACTGATGCGCGCGGGCGTCGCGGGCATCCTGCAACCGGATGTCGCCTGGGCCGGTGGCATCACAGAGGCGCTGCGGATCCTCGACATGGCGGCGGAAACCGACACGCCCGTGATCCTGCACAACACCTGCGAACAGCCCTGGTCGCTGTCCCTCGCGGCCGCCCGCCAGGACGACGCGCTGGTCGAATTCGTCGATCGCGGTGCGCAATCGCCGTTGTACGGCCTGATTGCGCCCCACCCCGACATCCAGGCCGGTCAAACGCCCGTGCCCCGCGATGCCGCCGGGTATCGCCCCGCCGAGGTGGCCCTGTCCGCCTTTCCTTCCCCGACCTTGCAAGGAGCCTGA